The following is a genomic window from Thermoanaerobaculia bacterium.
GTAGCGCGACTCGAAGATGTGGAGCGGCAGCAGCGTCCCGGGAAAGAGCACGACCCCGGGGAGGGGAAAGATCGGGAGGAGCGAGCGGGTCATCGCGGGGGCGCGGGGCGCAGGCGCAGTGCCCGGGCGCTCAGCCGGCTTCGGACCTGGCCCCCGGCGCCTCCGGTGCTTCGGCGGCCGGCTCTCCGTCGTTTCCGATCGCTTCGACCGGGCAGGAATCGATCGCTTCCTGGCATGCGGCTTCCTCTTCGGGCGTCTCGGGCTGGCGGCTGACGAAGGAATAGCCTTTGTCTTCCTCGCGGCGGAAGTTGTTCGGCGCAGTCACCCGGCAGACGTCGCAGTCGATGCACTGGGTGTCCACGTAGTACCGTCCGGGGGCGTTGTCCGGGTAGCGATCCTTCGGGTCCGCCATCGAATCCCAAGATAACACGCCGGGG
Proteins encoded in this region:
- a CDS encoding ferredoxin; this encodes MADPKDRYPDNAPGRYYVDTQCIDCDVCRVTAPNNFRREEDKGYSFVSRQPETPEEEAACQEAIDSCPVEAIGNDGEPAAEAPEAPGARSEAG